The stretch of DNA ATGTAGAACACGGAGATGATTTGCAGGTGCATTTATGAATATAAATGATATTTTAAATTATTACGAAGATGTTAAAGAAGATTTAAAATTCCAAGGCATATCAAGTGTTCGAATAAAGATCATGATAAGCTTGTATGAAGGACCAAAGAAAACTAAAGATCTAAGAGAATTAACTGGAATACCCGCATCCACATTATTACATGGAATCAACGAACTTGAAAAACAAAAATTAATTTCAAGAAAAGGAGATGACTTCTTTTTATCCGAAATAGGGTTTATATCAACGCTTAAATTAGTAGATTCAATTAAAACACGAGTATTATTTAAAAATACTAAGAAATTATGGCTTAATCATGATATAGAATCTATTCCCCAAAATTTACTGATGAAAATCGGAGACTTAAGCAGTTCTAATCTTATTGAAAATGAACCTGAGGATATGTTCCAGTCACATAGAACATACCTTCAAATAGTGTCAAATTCTAAAGAAATAAAAGGTGTTTCGCCTATATCTTACCCAGATTACACGGAAACTTTTGTAAAACTAATCAAAGAGAATGTTGACGTTGAATTAATATTAACTGAAGAGATACTTGCAAAAACAATTAGTTCGCTCAATTCAGAAGACCTCATTGAATTTAAAAGAGTACTCTCCAAAAATAAGCTTAAAATATGGGAAATAAAAGAAGATATTAAAATTGTATTTACAGTTACAGATAATTCCATGATATTAGGGTTGTTCTCAGCAGATGGAATATATGACCCAAATTTGATTTTAGTAAGTGATCATAAAGATGCAATTACATGGGGAAATAAACTGTTTGATTACCACAGGAAAAAATCTCAAAAAATTAACATGGACTATTTTAAACAATTCTCATGAATTTTTTACTGACATGATCTAAAAGGTATTACCCCCATCTCCAATATTATCATCTTTTACAGGATAATACCTATTTTTATATGAGAAATATTAAAATAGTAATATTCTATTGATAATCCAGGTGTACACATGCATATAACAGATATTTTAAATTTCTATGAAGAAGTGAAAGACGATATAAAATCTCAAAGTACCTCCAGTGTCAGAACAAAGATCATGATAAGTCTAAGTGAAGGACCAAAGAAAACTAAAGATCTAAGAGAATTAACTGGAATACCCGCATCCACTATATTACATGGAATCAATGAACTTGAAAAACAAGAATTAGTTATAAAAGAAGGAGATAACTTTTTTCTATCAGAAATAGGAAAAATAATGGCTTTAAAATTAATAGATACTATTAGAGCATCTGTTTCACTTAAAAAACTCCAGAGATTATTATTTAATCATGAAATAAGAGATATTCCTCACGATTTACTCATGGATATAGGTCATCTAAGCAACTCCCAGCTTATTGAAGCAGATAATATAGATATTTTCAAGGTGCATGGAACACATCTAGAAATTGTATTAGACTCTAAAAAGATAAGGGGCATTTCTCCAATATTTTATCCAAATTATCCTGAAACTTTTAAAAAGATTATAGAAAGCGACATTAAAGTTGAACTTATATTAACAAGCGATGTGCTGAAAAAAACCATGCAATCAACAGATAGCGGAGAAAAAGACCTAAAAAAATTAATTGAAAAAGGAAATTTAACGCTATGGACACTGGATAAAGATATTAAAGTTGCATTTACAGTTACAGATAAATTTATGACAATGGGATTTTTTTCAGTGAATGGAATGTACGACCCTACTCGAAATCTGGTAAGTAATGACAGCGATGCGCTTTCCTGGGGTAACAGATTATTTGAATACTACTGCAGGCAGGCAGATAAAATAAATTTTGAAAAGTAAAACACATACCCATTTATAGAAGATTAGATGCTGCTATATTGTTTTAAATAAACTTTTAATAAACTAATACTACTTTTTTACTATTTTAATTTCTAATAAAACAGCAATTATGAAATTAGCTGCTATAATATTTTATTAGTTCTGTAACCTTAAAAATAAATCTATTTCTAGTTATAACTTTGTTTGATGCATATAGAAACTTTTAATAATATAATAATTTAAATAATTACCGGACAGCCCATATTAAATAATAAAATATTAAAATAAATACTTAAACGGATTATTATATCACCATTACGCTTAAAAAAGGATTAATTTTGGAAATAAGACTAAATATGAGTAATATATAAGAATAAGCGAAATATTGGATTTGCATTCGAGATTATAGACAAATTAATGATCATTAGAGTAAATTCGTTCATGAATTTACAATTCAATGATATTAAAAGGAAGCGATCTTAATGCAACAAGTCGACAAAATAAAATACTGGAATGATGTAATAAATAGTTTTGTAAATACGAGCTATAAAAAAATAGAAAACTTCGTATCTTTTCTACTGAAAAGTACGTTATCTACAGCAATATTTGGCTCTTTAAGGGCATATTACCCCTTTTTGTTATTTGGGGCAGTTATAAACTGGAATATATTTCTAGCCACATTTCTTGTGATTTTTGCAGTATACTGCATGAATAATTTAACAGATAAAGAAGAAGACGAAGTCAATTCACCGGAAAAAGCCAGCTTCGTTAACAGTAATGAAAAAACACTCACTTTTGCCGTGGGTTCTTCCTATATTATGGCAATAATATTAGGATTTTTAGATAGTTTTTATACTGTTCTTATTCTATTAGTTCCACTTTTTGCCGGAGTTATATACAGTATTAAAGTTTCTTCTAAATTACCTCGTCTAAAAGACATATTTGCAGTTAAAAATATAATCATTGCTATAAGCTGGGCACTGGCAACTACATTAATTCCTGCAATCCATACACCTAACGTCTCATGGGTATTTATAATCTCAGTAATCTACTTTTTCTTTGTAAAAAGTTTCGTAAATTCAGTTGTATGCGACATAAGAGACATAGAAGGAGACACAGCAAACGGCATAATAACTATCCCAGTTGGAATTGGAAAAGAAAAAACAAAAAAAATACTCTCAGCACTTACCTTTTCCATCATGCCTGTAATTTCAATATTACTGTTTTACGGGCTGTCTCTCGGATACTTCATAACCATGGCCTTTTCCATGATTAACAGCTACTGGCATATAAATTATGTCTGCAATGCAGAAGAAGTCAGCAAATATATGTCCCTTCTGGTACATGGAGAATGGATTTTCGTGCTAGTGCTATGCTACATTATCACACTAGTATAAATCCATTTAATTCTTTTTTTTATTTAATTATGGCACTTTAGGTAAAGAAGTAAAAAAAGAAAAATATTTAAAATTGATAAACAACTCTAAAAATAAATTATTTCTCAAAGATAACTTTGAGAATAAGATTAGACAGATTAAAGGTCTTCAAATTCAATCCAGTAATTCATTAAACTGTCTAAAACTTCACTGATATCTGAAATTGGAATCCTTTTCTGTTCAGTAGTGTCCCTGTTTCTTATGGTAACCATATTATCCTCTAAAGATTCATGATCAACAGTTACTGCAAATGGTACTCCTATTTCATCTGAACGGGCATATCTTCGTCCGATAGTTCCAGATGTATCGAACTCCGCTATAAAACCATCTAATCTCAGGTCATCCTCTATTTGAAGCGCCACTTTTACAAGTTCTTCTTTATTTAAAAGTGGGAAAACACTTACTTCAACTGGAGCTATGTCCCTCGGTAATTTGAAATATTCCCTGTCATTTTCTTTATCTTCTGTAAATGTATGTGAAAGTACAGAGAAAATTATCCGGTCAATACCATATGAAGGTTCTATAACATGAGGGAATATTTTTTCTCCCCTTACTGTTTCACTCACTTCCTCAAAATTAACATGTTCAGGCAATAATTCATAGGAGTTACCACCTATCTCAAGTTTAAATGACCCTTCATTTTCAACTGCTTGCTTAACGCTTTCAGCTTCAATATCTTCAAGCTCTTTAAGTATCTTTGGTGCATCACCTTTAAAGGAAGGTCCAAATTTACCCATGTTTGGTTTTACAGCCAATTTTTTGATATGTTTAGGTTCATCGTACTCTAAAAAGACCCTTAGATCTTCTTTACTGTGCTCTGTATGGGATTTAAGGTCATAATCAGTTCTATCTGCAATTCCAATTATTTCTACCCAGCCGTACCTTTCAGTTTTTACCTCAACATCCCAGCAGTCAATTGCATAATGCGCCATCTCATTCGGTAAATGCTGCCTGAACCTTATAACATCCTCTGGAATTCCAATTTCCTCTAGAAACTCACTTGCAAGATATAACTGGTAAACAAGCATTTGACTTGATACTATTTTCTTTGAAAGCGCTTCTTCTACAGATACTTCAATTGGCTCTCCTTCATTCATCTGGATTTCTGCAGGGTAAAGTTTGAGCATACTATCCTTGATTTCATGGAATTTTCTATGGGTTTTATCTCTAGGATCCACAAAAATCTCAGCTTCAGCCTGGGTGAATTCACGGAGCCTTATTACCCCTTGTCTTGGAGATATTTCATTTCGATAGGCTTTTCCAATTTGAACTACACCAAATGGTAATTTACCTCTAAAGAACCTCAGAAGCCTCTTAAATGGTATAAAAATACCTTGAGCAGTTTCAGGACGCATGTACCCTGTTTTTTTACCTTTAGCACCAATCAGTGTTTGAAACATCAAATTGTAATTCCACACACGAGATAACTGACTGCCACATTTAGGACATCCGATTTCCTCATCTGCGATCATCTGGGTAAGTTCTTCATTGTTTAAACCTTCCACATCTTTGTCTATAACTTCTTCAATTATGTGGTCTGCCCTGTAAACTTCCAAACATTCTTTACATTCAGTCATTGGATCAGTGAAATTGTCAACATGTCCTGAAGCTTTAAGAGCTTCCTCCGGCATTACAGTAGGAGACTCTATTTCATAAAAACCTTCCCTTACGATATAATATTCTCTCCACTTGTTGATAATTGAATTTTTTAGTATAGCACCAAGAGGGCCGTAATCATAAAATCCTGCAACACCTGCATATATCTCAAATGAAGACCACAGGAAGCCTCTCTTTTTTGCAATGTTCATTACTTTATCATGTTTCATAGTATCATCTCGCTTTAAAAATTTAAGTAGCATAAATCATCCAAAAACTCAGTTTGAAACCAAAATTCGGTTTTGAACGATTAAAAATATTGAAAAAAAATTTAATGAATCCAAATATAAATTAAATTTTAATCTCCACTACTCTCTTTTAAGAGCTATTTTTTTAATTAAATCTTTATCATATTTAATTCTACTTGATTCTGGACGTTTTTGACCCATATATTTGCTATCTCTTTCTGGATGTCCGTACGGCTTTTCTGATGGAGATGTCATGGTTTCAAAGACTATTTGGCAAACTCTTTGCCCAGTATATAGCGCTACAGGCATTTTACCAATATTTGAAATTTCCAGTGTGATCCTTCCATGGAATCCGGGGTCTATATAACCTGCTGTAACGTGCATGGTTACACCAAGTCTTCCCATGGATGATCTGCCTTCAACCCTTGCAACTATATCGTCGGGCAATTTTATGGTTTCATAAGTTGTGGCAAGGGCAAATTCTCCAGGATGGATTATAAAAGGTTCTCCTTCATCTATATAAAAAGATTCCATATAAGAATCAATATCTGCTTCATCCATTGGATCTATACATGGTTTTCTAATTATTCTAAAACCTTTAAACTCGTTTCCTATCCTTAAATCCACTGATGATGGTTGTATCTGTATATCTGGATTGTCAAGGGGATCTATAACAATTTTTCCTGCACCAAGGTATTCTTTAATATGTTTATCGCTTAAAATAGCCATGTTTACCCTCTTTTAAAACGTTTAAATTCAATTTATTAGATTAAAGATAATAGTTGTATTTGTATATCTAGATTATAAAGAGATCTACAACGCATAATCTTCAACATAATTATCTTCTAAAATAACCGTGCTTGTCTTCTTGCTCATCTATTTTGTCTTGCTTAACTTCTATTTCGGATATATCATCCAATATGTTTTTAATCCCGCAGCTGTTTCCAACTCCAACTACAAGAATATTAGCATCATCAGGAGAATTATAAATTAATTTCTGCACTAATTCAAATGCTTCAACTGAAGCATCTGCGATCTTCGGGTTCATATTGCTTATAGCCTCTTCAGGACTCATTTTCACAATAACAGCATCGAGTTCTATGTTTCTTTTAAGAATTTCTTCTTCAATAGCCCATTTATCTACTCCAGGGCCACCAATTACAACCCCAATACCTCGTGCCACTTTCCCTGTTTCTTCTCCTTCAAGCTTGACTGCTGCATCTACTGTTATTATTTTATCTATGCTTTCTTTTTCGAGAATAGATCGAACTGTCTTTCCAACTCGGCCAACGCGGGCTCCCGGACCTTTTGCACGAGCTATAATTAGATCACGTTCTTCCATCTTCTTTTTAGCAATGAACATGTCTTCGATCTCGGTTATGTACTCATTTTTATAGTCTTTCATGAGCAAACCTGCAACTATCGGACCTGCACCGTCTCCAATGGGTTTTCCTTCAGAAAATGTTTTTGCACCTTCAAATTGGGCTTTTACAACCCTCATAATTAATGGAATGCTCATTTGAAGCATCAGCAATATCTGCAAGTTTCCTTTTCTTCCAAGCTCTAGATTGTGTCTTACCTGTTTTGCAACATCGTTAATAGCAAGTGTGGCTTTTAAAGTCATCACAATGTTTGCTTTGGTTTCCGTGTCGGCTAAAGGGGCTACTTCCTTTACCATCTGTTTAAATCTGTCTTCACTTAGATCCAGGATTTTCTCGAACTTTCTTACGAGTCCGTTAGGGTCAAGATCTACTGGAGGGACTACAAAAAATTCCATAAATCCCTTAATTTTATCTGAAGGGTCAAGAATAGGCTTTCCTTTTTCTTTAGATATTTTAATAAGAAAATTCTCCAGTTCATGAACCATACCATCTAATTCAAGTGCAGCCTTTTCAACACGGGACAATGCCCTTACCCTTACAATCCATGGAATTAGAAAAATAAGTAAAACTATTACCAGTATCCCAATAATATCAAATGGACTCAACCCAAATAATGCCATTTCCTTCCCCCACATTATTCTTTTAATTTCAGCCCTAACCTTCTTAAAGTCCCTATCAATGTGTGTGCTTCCCTTCCAGAGATGAATGCTCTACCTATAATATTTTTAAAAACTGTAGATGCTGTTTTCATTTTATGTTCAGGGTAACCTGTATATTTAATTAATTCATCCATTTCCTCAATTAAAAGTTCTTTTTCAGATTTTAAAGCTACTTCCAGTTCTTCTCGAGGATAATTCTTTTCTCTTTTAAATAATTCATACAGTACAATTGCTGCAGCGTGTGAAATGTTTAGTACTGGATATTCATCGTTTGTAGGAATGGTTACAACCACATCACAAAGGGCTATCTCTTCATTATAGAGACCATTACCTTCTCTCCCAAATACTATGGCAATATTTCCAGTTATATTTAATGATTCTGCAAACTGCTCAGGTGTAACCGCAATCCTTGAAACATTGTAACTCCCGCCGGCCATACGTGTTGTACCAACTGTAAAATCTATATTTTCAGCTTCAATGAATTCTTTAAGGGAACCATATTCTTTATGATTCCATATAATATCCTTTGCATGCATTGCCTGATAATAAGCTTCTTTTTTTAATTCGCATGGATTAATAAGCACCAAATCGTTGAACGCAAAATTTTTCATGGTCCTTGCAAGAAAACCTATGTTTCCTGGAGATTCTGGTTCAACAAAAACTACATAAATCATATTTTTATACTCTCTAAAATTAATAAGTAAAACAAGGGCTTATTTTTCATAAGCCATTTCAAGAAGTTTTAAAATGTTTAATACAGGGATATCCATACCCTCTTTTTTGAGTTCAGTCTCTATGTTGATCTGGCAGAATGGACAGATTGTTACAACGGCGTCCACGTCAAGTTTTTTAATCATTTCTGCCTTTTCCTTACCTAACTCTGCTGCAATTTCAGGTTTTCCGGCACGTACACCCCCACCAGCACCACAGCACTGGTTTGGTTTTTCCATTTCTACGAGTTCCAGTCCTTTAATTTTCTTTAAAATTTCACGGGGCTCTTTATTGATTCCTTGGACTCTATTGAGGTGACACGGGTCATGGTAAGTTACCTTCATATTTAAAGGCTTCATATCCTCAGTATTTAAGTTATCAATCAGAAATTCACTGATATCAACCACGTTGAAGTTAACACCCAATTTAGGGTAATCTTTCTTTAAAGTTGCACCGCAGCCTGCACACACAGTTATTATTGTGTCGTAATCTTTGAAAACTTCCTTATTTTTTAAAGCCAGCTCTTTTACGATGTCAGTCTGCCCTGTTCTAATCATTGGAGAACCGCAGCACACCTGGTCTTCAGGAACCACAATATCAATGTTGTGGTTTTCTAAAACTTTAAGCAGTGCAAACCCTACTTCCTGCTGCCTGTAGTCCACAAGACAGCCTGTAAAGAATGCTATATTTGATTTTTCTTTATTTTCACCAGAAACTGCTTTAATAAATCCTTCATCTAAAAGTTCTACAGACCTTCCAGTACGTGCAATTAATTCCCTGACTTCTTTATGCGCTGGGAGAGGGCCTACACCTTCACGGCACGCAATTTCCCTTAACTTCTCAATTGCCCCACCTACAGTACTTATTTCCTTCGGGCATACTTCTGCACATTTCCCACAGGTGGTACAACAGTAAAGGCCCTCATCAAATCCAAGTTTAGCCCGTTCTTCCTTATTACGTGGATCAAGGGCAAATTTTGAGATGTCGCGCATGAAGTAAGGGCCTGCATATTCAGCAGATGTTTCATTTACAACAGGACATGCAGATAGACATGAGAAACATTCTATACATCCTCTTAATTTCTTTGAATCTTCATATTGTTCTGGTTTTAAGATTTCAAGACACATTTCGCTGTCTTGAGGTACTTCATCTCCCCCTAAAGAGAGTTTCATCTTTTTGATCTTGTTTTCAATTTCGCTTCGATCTACAACCAGGTCCTTTAAAACGTCAAAATCGAGAGGTTCAATAACTGCATTGTCCTCTATTTCAGCCTTACATGCCAGTTTAACTTCGCCGTTTACCTTTAAAGCGCATGATCCACACTGCCCAGCCCTACATGAACACCTGTAAGCTATACCTGCACCGTATTTATGGTTGATATAGTTTAAAGCGTCAAGGACTTTCATTTTTTCCGTTTCCTCAACTTCATAGGTTTCATAGTATGGCTTTTCGTCTTTAGCTGGATCATATCTTAAAACTTTAATTGCTATCATTTCTATCTCCGGATTTTCTTTAAAAAGTGCTTTAAAATAATCTTAAAGTTAAATTAATTGAATTAGATATTTAAAAATGTAGTTGAATTTATACTATATTCAGTTTATATGATCTTATATTTAATCTTTATAATTAAGTCTGGATCTAAAGATAAATTAGGATATTATAAGCTTGTTTTCTAAAAATAACAGTATTTAAAAATTTTATTGCTATTTTTTAATCGTAATTAAGTTTTATAATATGAAACTACTTGAATAAAATGGTTTATCAAGTAATTTAAATAACTTTTTAAGTTATAACATATTAATTAAATGTAAGATTATTATGTATGAATTTAAAGAGGAAACAGGTTCCTTTTTTGAACTTGCTAGACAATACCTTAACTTATTATTAAACGGAGATAATTATGCAGCTGTTCAAATGATTATGGAGGCTGTAAAAAATAATATTGATGTTAAAGACATTTATCTTCATGTTTTTGAGCCTTCACAGCATGAAATTGGCAGATTATGGCAAAAGAACCAGATAAGTATAGCTCAAGAACATTTTTGCACTGCTGTTACCCAGAATATAATGTCTCAACTTTATCCCCACATTTATAAAAGTGAAAAAAATGGTTATAAAATGATTACTACATGTGTAAGTGGAGAACTGCACGAAATTGGAGCTCGTATGGTTTCTGATTTTTTTGAGATGGAAGGATGGGATACATATTATTTAGGCGCTAATATGTCAACTAAAAGCATAATAGAAACCATTATTGAACTTAAACCGGATTTAATTCTTATTTCAGCTACAATTAATTCGCATGTTGGTGCTGTCGCTGATTTAATTAAACAGATTAGATCATTAAATGTTAAAAATTTAAAAATTATCGTTGGAGGGCGGCTTTTTAATATATCCCCATCATTATGGGAAAAAGTTGGTGCTGATTGTTATGCTTCTAACGCGTTAGAATCTATTTTTGTAGCTAAAAAATTATTAAATATTAAATCTGTTAATAAGGAGGAATTTTAAGTGTCTAATTTAAATAATGTTAGTTCCATTTCTCCAGAAGCATTAGAATCGTTTAGAAAATTAAGTGATAATATTATTAAAGAAACTGTTTCAAGATCACTTGAAAATAAGGACGAAGT from Methanobacterium veterum encodes:
- a CDS encoding helix-turn-helix transcriptional regulator — protein: MNINDILNYYEDVKEDLKFQGISSVRIKIMISLYEGPKKTKDLRELTGIPASTLLHGINELEKQKLISRKGDDFFLSEIGFISTLKLVDSIKTRVLFKNTKKLWLNHDIESIPQNLLMKIGDLSSSNLIENEPEDMFQSHRTYLQIVSNSKEIKGVSPISYPDYTETFVKLIKENVDVELILTEEILAKTISSLNSEDLIEFKRVLSKNKLKIWEIKEDIKIVFTVTDNSMILGLFSADGIYDPNLILVSDHKDAITWGNKLFDYHRKKSQKINMDYFKQFS
- a CDS encoding helix-turn-helix transcriptional regulator, producing MHITDILNFYEEVKDDIKSQSTSSVRTKIMISLSEGPKKTKDLRELTGIPASTILHGINELEKQELVIKEGDNFFLSEIGKIMALKLIDTIRASVSLKKLQRLLFNHEIRDIPHDLLMDIGHLSNSQLIEADNIDIFKVHGTHLEIVLDSKKIRGISPIFYPNYPETFKKIIESDIKVELILTSDVLKKTMQSTDSGEKDLKKLIEKGNLTLWTLDKDIKVAFTVTDKFMTMGFFSVNGMYDPTRNLVSNDSDALSWGNRLFEYYCRQADKINFEK
- a CDS encoding UbiA family prenyltransferase codes for the protein MQQVDKIKYWNDVINSFVNTSYKKIENFVSFLLKSTLSTAIFGSLRAYYPFLLFGAVINWNIFLATFLVIFAVYCMNNLTDKEEDEVNSPEKASFVNSNEKTLTFAVGSSYIMAIILGFLDSFYTVLILLVPLFAGVIYSIKVSSKLPRLKDIFAVKNIIIAISWALATTLIPAIHTPNVSWVFIISVIYFFFVKSFVNSVVCDIRDIEGDTANGIITIPVGIGKEKTKKILSALTFSIMPVISILLFYGLSLGYFITMAFSMINSYWHINYVCNAEEVSKYMSLLVHGEWIFVLVLCYIITLV
- the glyS gene encoding glycine--tRNA ligase — its product is MKHDKVMNIAKKRGFLWSSFEIYAGVAGFYDYGPLGAILKNSIINKWREYYIVREGFYEIESPTVMPEEALKASGHVDNFTDPMTECKECLEVYRADHIIEEVIDKDVEGLNNEELTQMIADEEIGCPKCGSQLSRVWNYNLMFQTLIGAKGKKTGYMRPETAQGIFIPFKRLLRFFRGKLPFGVVQIGKAYRNEISPRQGVIRLREFTQAEAEIFVDPRDKTHRKFHEIKDSMLKLYPAEIQMNEGEPIEVSVEEALSKKIVSSQMLVYQLYLASEFLEEIGIPEDVIRFRQHLPNEMAHYAIDCWDVEVKTERYGWVEIIGIADRTDYDLKSHTEHSKEDLRVFLEYDEPKHIKKLAVKPNMGKFGPSFKGDAPKILKELEDIEAESVKQAVENEGSFKLEIGGNSYELLPEHVNFEEVSETVRGEKIFPHVIEPSYGIDRIIFSVLSHTFTEDKENDREYFKLPRDIAPVEVSVFPLLNKEELVKVALQIEDDLRLDGFIAEFDTSGTIGRRYARSDEIGVPFAVTVDHESLEDNMVTIRNRDTTEQKRIPISDISEVLDSLMNYWIEFEDL
- the dcd gene encoding dCTP deaminase yields the protein MAILSDKHIKEYLGAGKIVIDPLDNPDIQIQPSSVDLRIGNEFKGFRIIRKPCIDPMDEADIDSYMESFYIDEGEPFIIHPGEFALATTYETIKLPDDIVARVEGRSSMGRLGVTMHVTAGYIDPGFHGRITLEISNIGKMPVALYTGQRVCQIVFETMTSPSEKPYGHPERDSKYMGQKRPESSRIKYDKDLIKKIALKRE
- a CDS encoding DUF1512 family protein, coding for MALFGLSPFDIIGILVIVLLIFLIPWIVRVRALSRVEKAALELDGMVHELENFLIKISKEKGKPILDPSDKIKGFMEFFVVPPVDLDPNGLVRKFEKILDLSEDRFKQMVKEVAPLADTETKANIVMTLKATLAINDVAKQVRHNLELGRKGNLQILLMLQMSIPLIMRVVKAQFEGAKTFSEGKPIGDGAGPIVAGLLMKDYKNEYITEIEDMFIAKKKMEERDLIIARAKGPGARVGRVGKTVRSILEKESIDKIITVDAAVKLEGEETGKVARGIGVVIGGPGVDKWAIEEEILKRNIELDAVIVKMSPEEAISNMNPKIADASVEAFELVQKLIYNSPDDANILVVGVGNSCGIKNILDDISEIEVKQDKIDEQEDKHGYFRR
- a CDS encoding RNA methyltransferase; this encodes MIYVVFVEPESPGNIGFLARTMKNFAFNDLVLINPCELKKEAYYQAMHAKDIIWNHKEYGSLKEFIEAENIDFTVGTTRMAGGSYNVSRIAVTPEQFAESLNITGNIAIVFGREGNGLYNEEIALCDVVVTIPTNDEYPVLNISHAAAIVLYELFKREKNYPREELEVALKSEKELLIEEMDELIKYTGYPEHKMKTASTVFKNIIGRAFISGREAHTLIGTLRRLGLKLKE
- the tfrB gene encoding fumarate reductase (CoM/CoB) subunit TfrB; translation: MIAIKVLRYDPAKDEKPYYETYEVEETEKMKVLDALNYINHKYGAGIAYRCSCRAGQCGSCALKVNGEVKLACKAEIEDNAVIEPLDFDVLKDLVVDRSEIENKIKKMKLSLGGDEVPQDSEMCLEILKPEQYEDSKKLRGCIECFSCLSACPVVNETSAEYAGPYFMRDISKFALDPRNKEERAKLGFDEGLYCCTTCGKCAEVCPKEISTVGGAIEKLREIACREGVGPLPAHKEVRELIARTGRSVELLDEGFIKAVSGENKEKSNIAFFTGCLVDYRQQEVGFALLKVLENHNIDIVVPEDQVCCGSPMIRTGQTDIVKELALKNKEVFKDYDTIITVCAGCGATLKKDYPKLGVNFNVVDISEFLIDNLNTEDMKPLNMKVTYHDPCHLNRVQGINKEPREILKKIKGLELVEMEKPNQCCGAGGGVRAGKPEIAAELGKEKAEMIKKLDVDAVVTICPFCQINIETELKKEGMDIPVLNILKLLEMAYEK
- a CDS encoding cobalamin B12-binding domain-containing protein produces the protein MYEFKEETGSFFELARQYLNLLLNGDNYAAVQMIMEAVKNNIDVKDIYLHVFEPSQHEIGRLWQKNQISIAQEHFCTAVTQNIMSQLYPHIYKSEKNGYKMITTCVSGELHEIGARMVSDFFEMEGWDTYYLGANMSTKSIIETIIELKPDLILISATINSHVGAVADLIKQIRSLNVKNLKIIVGGRLFNISPSLWEKVGADCYASNALESIFVAKKLLNIKSVNKEEF